One window from the genome of Elaeis guineensis isolate ETL-2024a chromosome 5, EG11, whole genome shotgun sequence encodes:
- the LOC105045339 gene encoding chromatin-remodeling ATPase INO80 isoform X5 produces MDPRRHHKNPSNGLSYSKLFDLESLMNFQVPQPEDDFDNYGYSSLDESRSSEGQGAMLDCCNGAIITRSSGLSRRRKRRLVETEAALNSSMQKDADSNDEDDEQYESRITEDQYRAMLGEHIQKYRRVRFRDSSSGLASARMAMQCPKRNHSAKVGKFSSEPILSAKEEVALHEIERSLEHYEADFDSEYCGGSRFASSLDSAYLDIGEGITYRIPPTYDQLVTTLNLPSFSDIWVEEHFLKGTLDLRSLATMVATDRRFEARNRSWLAEPQPQYESLQARLKALSSGNLNQKFTLQVCDVGLDPFSVPEGAAGRIRRSITSESGTLQVYYVKVLEKGDTYEIIERSLPKKQIVKKDPSVIEKEELEKIGKVWVNIARRDIPKYHRLFTNFHKKQLADAKRFSETCQREVKLKVSRSLKLMRGAAIRTRKLARDMLIFWKRVDKEQAELRKKEERDAAEALKREEELREAKRQQQRLNFLLSQTELYSHFMQNKSTAQPAEILSLAQDESKAPEVAPILGDVKPEEEEDPEEAELKREALRTAQQAVSQQKKITNEFDNECLKLRQAAEAIAPADDSSIAGSSDIDLLNPSTMPVKSTVQTPELFKGTLKEYQLKGLQWLVNCYEQGLNGILADEMGLGKTIQAMAFLAHLAEEKNIWGPFLVVAPSSVLNNWADEISRFCPDLKTLPYWGGLQERMVLRKNINPKRLYRREAGFHILITSYQLLVTDEKYLRRVKWQYMVLDEAQAIKSSNSIRWKTLLSFNCRNRLLLTGTPIQNNMAELWALLHFIMPTLFDSHEQFNEWFSKGIESHAEHGGTLNEHQLNRLHAVLKPFMLRRVKKDVITEMTGKTEVTVHCNLSSRQQAFYRAIKNKISLAELFDGSRGHLNEKKMVNLMNIVIQLRKVCNHPELFERNEGSSYFYFADIPNSLLPPPFGELEDIHYAGDWNPITYKVPKLVHREIIQNAEMPSSVFGNDIQHGSFRRLFNIFSPDIIYQSTVPKYGCSNESCMSTGAFGFTRLINLSVAEASFLANCSVLERLVFSVMRWDRQFIDDLLDLSMYPEGDDLQYNHLGKETVRAVARMLLLPTKSEASLLRRRLATGPGDDPYEALVTSHQDRFISNIRLLHAVYTFIPRARAPPINARCSNRSFAYQMVEEFHHPWTKKLFVGFARTSEFNGPRKPIDPHHLIEEMSSESHGQPLLELPYSIFGSSPPMRSFDPAKMLTDSGKLQTLDILLKRLRAENHRVLLFAQMTKMLNILEDYMNYRKYKYFRLDGSSGIMDRRDMVRDFQRRD; encoded by the exons ATGGACCCGCGGCGCCACCACAAGAATCCAAGCAACGGCCTCTCCTACTCCAAACTCTTCGATCTCGAG TCTTTGATGAACTTTCAAGTTCCCCAGCCAGAagatgattttgataattacggCTATAGTAGTCTGGATGAGAGCAGAAGTAGTGAAG GTCAAGGCGCCATGCTGGACTGTTGTAATGGAGCCATCATCACTAGGTCTTCAGGCTTGAGTAGGAGGCGGAAGAGGCGTTTAGTTGAGACTGAGGCTGCTTTGAACTCTTCCATGCAGAAAGATGCTGATAGCAATGATGAGGATGATGAGCAGTATGAATCGCGAATCACTGAGGATCAGTACCGTGCAATGCTTGGTGAGCATATACAAAAGTATAGGAGAGTGAGGTTTCGGGATTCCTCATCAGGGTTGGCTTCTGCTCGGATGGCAATGCAATGTCCAAAACGCAATCATAGTGCAAAGGTGGGGAAGTTCAGTAGTGAGCCTATACTTTCTGCTAAGGAAGAGGTAGCACTGCATGAGATTGAAAGGTCACTGGAGCATTATGAAGCAGATTTTGATTCGGAATATTGTGGGGGAAGCAGGTTTGCTTCATCTCTTGATTCGGCTTATTTAGATATCGGGGAGGGTATCACATATAGGATACCTCCAACTTATGATCAGCTTGTGACTACCCTAAATCTGCCAAGTTTTTCAGACATTTGGGTAGAGGAGCATTTCCTAAAGGGTACATTGGATTTACGATCTCTGGCAACTATGGTTGCCACAGATCGAAGGTTTGAGGCTCGGAATCGAAGTTGGTTGGCTGAGCCTCAACCACAGTATGAATCACTTCAGGCCAGGTTAAAAGCACTTTCATCTGGAAATTTGAATCAGAAGTTCACTCTTCAAGTATGTGATGTTGGCCTGGATCCCTTTTCAGTTCCAGAAGGAGCAGCTGGGAGGATACGACGGTCGATTACATCTGAATCTGGTACCTTACAGGTTTATTATGTTAAAGTCTTGGAAAAGGGAGACACATATGAG ATTATTGAGCGCAGCTTGCCTAAGAAGCAAATAGTGAAGAAAGATCCTTCAGTAATTGAGAAAGAGGAGCTGGAGAAGATTGGGAAAGTCTGGGTTAATATTGCGAGACGAGACATTCCAAAGTATCATAGGTTATTTACTAATTTTCACAAGAAACAGCTTGCTGATGCCAAGCGCTTTTCAGAGACCTGCCAAAGAGAG GTAAAATTGAAGGTGAGCAGGTCACTCAAATTGATGAGAGGTGCTGCAATCCGTACTAGAAAGCTTGCTAGGGACATGCTAATATTCTGGAAAAGAGTGGATAAGGAGcag GCGGAactgaggaagaaagaagaaagggatGCAGCTGAAGCACTGAAGCGTGAGGAAGAGCTCCGTGAAGCAAAGAGACAGCAGCAGAGGCTCAACTTTCTCTTATCACAAACAGAACTGTATAGTCATTTTATGCAGAATAAATCTACTGCACAACCTGCCGAAATCTTATCTCTGGCACAAGATGAATCTAAAGCTCCAGAAGTGGCACCAATCCTTGGAGATGTCAAaccagaagaggaagaagatcctgaGGAAGCTGAATTAAAAAGAGAAGCTTTGAGGACAGCTCAACAAGCTGTCTCCCAGCAAAAGAAGATAACAAACGAATTTGATAACGAATGTTTGAAGCTGCGTCAAGCTGCTGAAGCTATTGCTCCAGCAGATGATTCATCCATTGCAGGGTCTAGTGACATAGACCTACTTAACCC CTCGACCATGCCCGTAAAATCGACTGTGCAGACGCCAGAGTTGTTCAAAGGCACTCTTAAAGAATATCAGTTAAAGGGATTGCAGTGGCTGGTTAATTGTTATGAGCAG GGTTTGAATGGTATCCTCGCTGATGAAATGGGCCTTGGAAAGACCATCCAAGCAATGGCATTCTTGGCTCATTTAGCTGAG GAGAAGAATATATGGGGTCCCTTTCTGGTGGTTGCACCATCATCTGTCTTGAACAATTGGGCTGATGAAATTAGTAGATTTTGTCCTGATCTGAAAACACTTCCATACTGGGGTGGGCTTCAAGAAAGAATGGtacttagaaaaaatatcaaccCTAAGCGACTATATCGAAG gGAGGCTGGGTTTCACATACTAATTACTAGCTACCAGTTGCTTGTGACTGATGAAAAGTACTTACGGCGTGTGAAATGGCAGTATATGGTGTTAGATGAAGCCCAGGCAATAAAGAGTTCAAACAG TATTCGGTGGAAGACATTACTCAGCTTTAACTGTAGAAATCGCTTGCTGCTGACTGGAACGCCCATACAAAATAACATGGCTGAACTGTGGGCTCTTCTTCATTTCATTATGCCTACTTTGTTTGACAGCCATGAGCAGTTCAATGAATGGTTTTCAAAAGG AATTGAGAGCCATGCAGAACATGGAGGCACTCTGAATGAGCATCAGCTTAATAGACTG CATGCAGTTCTAAAGCCTTTTATGTTGCGTCGGGTTAAGAAAGATGTCATAACAGAGATGACTGGGAAGACAGAAGTCACAGTTCACTGTAATTTGAGTTCCCGGCAGCAAGCTTTTTATCGAGCTATAAAGAACAAGATATCCCTAGCTGAGCTGTTTGATGGTAGTCGTGGTCATCTAAATGAGAAGAAGATGGTTAATTTGATGAACATAGTTATTCAATTACGAAAG GTGTGCAACCATCCGGAGTTATTTGAGCGTAATGAGGGAAGTTCATATTTTTACTTTGCGGATATCCCaaattctcttcttcctcctccatttGGGGAACTGGAAGATATACACTATGCAGGAGATTGGAATCCTATAACATATAAG GTGCCTAAGTTGGTCCATCGAGAGATCATCCAAAATGCTGAAATGCCATCTTCAGTTTTTGGGAATGACATTCAGCATGGGTCTTTCAGGAGACTCTTTAATATATTTTCACCAGATATCATTTATCAGTCTACAGTGCCAAAATATGGATGCTCAAATGAGTCTTGCATGAGTACTGGAGCTTTTGGATTTACTCGTTTGATAAATTTATCCGTGGCAGAAGCTTCGTTTTTAGCTAATTGTTCTGTACTTGAAAGGTTGGTATTTTCTGTAATGAGGTGGGATAGACAGTTTATTGATGATTTGTTGGACCTATCCATGTATCCAGAAGGTGATGATCTTCAATACAATCACCTGGGTAAAGAAACAGTAAGGGCTGTCGCACGGATGTTGCTGCTGCCAACAAAATCTGAGGCAAGCTTACTGAGAAGAAGGCTTGCAACCGGTCCAGGTGATGACCCATATGAGGCATTAGTCACCTCTCATCAGGATAGATTCATATCCAATATCAGACTTCTGCATGCAGTATATACTTTCATTCCACGAGCCAGAGCTCCACCT ATTAATGCTCGCTGCTCTAACAGGAGCTTTGCCTACCAAATGGTTGAGGAATTTCACCATCCTTGGACAAAAAAACTGTTTGTTGGATTTGCTCGTACTTCTGAGTTTAATGGTCCCCGAAAGCCTATTGATCCTCATCATTTAATAGAAGAGATGTCTTCAGAGTCACATGGTCAGCCTCTTCTTGAGCTCCCATACAGCATATTTGGTTCCTCTCCACCGATGCGAAGCTTCGATCCTGCTAAAATGCTCACG GATTCTGGAAAGCTTCAGACACTGGATATATTATTGAAACGCCTTCGGGCCGAAAATCATCGCGTGCTTTTGTTTGCACAAATGACAAAAATGTTGAATATTCTTGAG GATTATATGAATTACAGAAAATACAAATATTTTAGACTTGATGGATCATCTGGTATCATGGATCGCCGTGACATGGTTAGAGACTTCCAGCGTCG AGACTAG
- the LOC105045339 gene encoding chromatin-remodeling ATPase INO80 isoform X6, with the protein MNHFRPVPEGAAGRIRRSITSESGTLQVYYVKVLEKGDTYEIIERSLPKKQIVKKDPSVIEKEELEKIGKVWVNIARRDIPKYHRLFTNFHKKQLADAKRFSETCQREVKLKVSRSLKLMRGAAIRTRKLARDMLIFWKRVDKEQAELRKKEERDAAEALKREEELREAKRQQQRLNFLLSQTELYSHFMQNKSTAQPAEILSLAQDESKAPEVAPILGDVKPEEEEDPEEAELKREALRTAQQAVSQQKKITNEFDNECLKLRQAAEAIAPADDSSIAGSSDIDLLNPSTMPVKSTVQTPELFKGTLKEYQLKGLQWLVNCYEQGLNGILADEMGLGKTIQAMAFLAHLAEEKNIWGPFLVVAPSSVLNNWADEISRFCPDLKTLPYWGGLQERMVLRKNINPKRLYRREAGFHILITSYQLLVTDEKYLRRVKWQYMVLDEAQAIKSSNSIRWKTLLSFNCRNRLLLTGTPIQNNMAELWALLHFIMPTLFDSHEQFNEWFSKGIESHAEHGGTLNEHQLNRLHAVLKPFMLRRVKKDVITEMTGKTEVTVHCNLSSRQQAFYRAIKNKISLAELFDGSRGHLNEKKMVNLMNIVIQLRKVCNHPELFERNEGSSYFYFADIPNSLLPPPFGELEDIHYAGDWNPITYKVPKLVHREIIQNAEMPSSVFGNDIQHGSFRRLFNIFSPDIIYQSTVPKYGCSNESCMSTGAFGFTRLINLSVAEASFLANCSVLERLVFSVMRWDRQFIDDLLDLSMYPEGDDLQYNHLGKETVRAVARMLLLPTKSEASLLRRRLATGPGDDPYEALVTSHQDRFISNIRLLHAVYTFIPRARAPPINARCSNRSFAYQMVEEFHHPWTKKLFVGFARTSEFNGPRKPIDPHHLIEEMSSESHGQPLLELPYSIFGSSPPMRSFDPAKMLTDSGKLQTLDILLKRLRAENHRVLLFAQMTKMLNILEDYMNYRKYKYFRLDGSSGIMDRRDMVRDFQRRNDIFVFLLSTRAGGLGINLTAADTVIFYESDWNPTLDLQAMDRAHRLGQTKEVTVYRLICKETVEEKILQRASQKNTVQQLVMTGGHVQGEILKPEDVVSLLLDDAQLEQKLREIPLQAKDRQKKKRVTKGIRVDAEGDVSLEDFTQDAEYEPENPTNKKRKSDSQKKTPPKPQNSLKTAKHADLPVEMDEPSPSGYEGQGMQQRLKRPKRPTKSVNENLEPAFNSTAGTLTTNSFQYQPSSYEFNPGDYGAGVQEEVPFHAHSPA; encoded by the exons ATGAATCACTTCAGGCCAG TTCCAGAAGGAGCAGCTGGGAGGATACGACGGTCGATTACATCTGAATCTGGTACCTTACAGGTTTATTATGTTAAAGTCTTGGAAAAGGGAGACACATATGAG ATTATTGAGCGCAGCTTGCCTAAGAAGCAAATAGTGAAGAAAGATCCTTCAGTAATTGAGAAAGAGGAGCTGGAGAAGATTGGGAAAGTCTGGGTTAATATTGCGAGACGAGACATTCCAAAGTATCATAGGTTATTTACTAATTTTCACAAGAAACAGCTTGCTGATGCCAAGCGCTTTTCAGAGACCTGCCAAAGAGAG GTAAAATTGAAGGTGAGCAGGTCACTCAAATTGATGAGAGGTGCTGCAATCCGTACTAGAAAGCTTGCTAGGGACATGCTAATATTCTGGAAAAGAGTGGATAAGGAGcag GCGGAactgaggaagaaagaagaaagggatGCAGCTGAAGCACTGAAGCGTGAGGAAGAGCTCCGTGAAGCAAAGAGACAGCAGCAGAGGCTCAACTTTCTCTTATCACAAACAGAACTGTATAGTCATTTTATGCAGAATAAATCTACTGCACAACCTGCCGAAATCTTATCTCTGGCACAAGATGAATCTAAAGCTCCAGAAGTGGCACCAATCCTTGGAGATGTCAAaccagaagaggaagaagatcctgaGGAAGCTGAATTAAAAAGAGAAGCTTTGAGGACAGCTCAACAAGCTGTCTCCCAGCAAAAGAAGATAACAAACGAATTTGATAACGAATGTTTGAAGCTGCGTCAAGCTGCTGAAGCTATTGCTCCAGCAGATGATTCATCCATTGCAGGGTCTAGTGACATAGACCTACTTAACCC CTCGACCATGCCCGTAAAATCGACTGTGCAGACGCCAGAGTTGTTCAAAGGCACTCTTAAAGAATATCAGTTAAAGGGATTGCAGTGGCTGGTTAATTGTTATGAGCAG GGTTTGAATGGTATCCTCGCTGATGAAATGGGCCTTGGAAAGACCATCCAAGCAATGGCATTCTTGGCTCATTTAGCTGAG GAGAAGAATATATGGGGTCCCTTTCTGGTGGTTGCACCATCATCTGTCTTGAACAATTGGGCTGATGAAATTAGTAGATTTTGTCCTGATCTGAAAACACTTCCATACTGGGGTGGGCTTCAAGAAAGAATGGtacttagaaaaaatatcaaccCTAAGCGACTATATCGAAG gGAGGCTGGGTTTCACATACTAATTACTAGCTACCAGTTGCTTGTGACTGATGAAAAGTACTTACGGCGTGTGAAATGGCAGTATATGGTGTTAGATGAAGCCCAGGCAATAAAGAGTTCAAACAG TATTCGGTGGAAGACATTACTCAGCTTTAACTGTAGAAATCGCTTGCTGCTGACTGGAACGCCCATACAAAATAACATGGCTGAACTGTGGGCTCTTCTTCATTTCATTATGCCTACTTTGTTTGACAGCCATGAGCAGTTCAATGAATGGTTTTCAAAAGG AATTGAGAGCCATGCAGAACATGGAGGCACTCTGAATGAGCATCAGCTTAATAGACTG CATGCAGTTCTAAAGCCTTTTATGTTGCGTCGGGTTAAGAAAGATGTCATAACAGAGATGACTGGGAAGACAGAAGTCACAGTTCACTGTAATTTGAGTTCCCGGCAGCAAGCTTTTTATCGAGCTATAAAGAACAAGATATCCCTAGCTGAGCTGTTTGATGGTAGTCGTGGTCATCTAAATGAGAAGAAGATGGTTAATTTGATGAACATAGTTATTCAATTACGAAAG GTGTGCAACCATCCGGAGTTATTTGAGCGTAATGAGGGAAGTTCATATTTTTACTTTGCGGATATCCCaaattctcttcttcctcctccatttGGGGAACTGGAAGATATACACTATGCAGGAGATTGGAATCCTATAACATATAAG GTGCCTAAGTTGGTCCATCGAGAGATCATCCAAAATGCTGAAATGCCATCTTCAGTTTTTGGGAATGACATTCAGCATGGGTCTTTCAGGAGACTCTTTAATATATTTTCACCAGATATCATTTATCAGTCTACAGTGCCAAAATATGGATGCTCAAATGAGTCTTGCATGAGTACTGGAGCTTTTGGATTTACTCGTTTGATAAATTTATCCGTGGCAGAAGCTTCGTTTTTAGCTAATTGTTCTGTACTTGAAAGGTTGGTATTTTCTGTAATGAGGTGGGATAGACAGTTTATTGATGATTTGTTGGACCTATCCATGTATCCAGAAGGTGATGATCTTCAATACAATCACCTGGGTAAAGAAACAGTAAGGGCTGTCGCACGGATGTTGCTGCTGCCAACAAAATCTGAGGCAAGCTTACTGAGAAGAAGGCTTGCAACCGGTCCAGGTGATGACCCATATGAGGCATTAGTCACCTCTCATCAGGATAGATTCATATCCAATATCAGACTTCTGCATGCAGTATATACTTTCATTCCACGAGCCAGAGCTCCACCT ATTAATGCTCGCTGCTCTAACAGGAGCTTTGCCTACCAAATGGTTGAGGAATTTCACCATCCTTGGACAAAAAAACTGTTTGTTGGATTTGCTCGTACTTCTGAGTTTAATGGTCCCCGAAAGCCTATTGATCCTCATCATTTAATAGAAGAGATGTCTTCAGAGTCACATGGTCAGCCTCTTCTTGAGCTCCCATACAGCATATTTGGTTCCTCTCCACCGATGCGAAGCTTCGATCCTGCTAAAATGCTCACG GATTCTGGAAAGCTTCAGACACTGGATATATTATTGAAACGCCTTCGGGCCGAAAATCATCGCGTGCTTTTGTTTGCACAAATGACAAAAATGTTGAATATTCTTGAG GATTATATGAATTACAGAAAATACAAATATTTTAGACTTGATGGATCATCTGGTATCATGGATCGCCGTGACATGGTTAGAGACTTCCAGCGTCG GAATGACATTTTTGTATTCCTGCTGAGCACTAGAGCTGGAGGACTTGGAATCAATCTGACAGCTGCTGACACTGTAATCTTCTATGAAAGTGACTGGAATCCAACATTAGATCTACAGGCAATGGATAGGGCACATCGGCTGGGGCAGACAAAGGAG GTTACTGTTTATAGACTAATATGCAAGGAGACAGTTGAAGAAAAGATTTTGCAAAGAGCAAGCCAGAAGAATACTGTACAACAGCTGGTCATGACAGGCGGCCATGTGCAGGGTGAAATTTTGAAGCCTGAGGATGTTGTTTCTCTACTTCTTGATGATGCGCAGTTAGAGCAGAAACTGAGAGAAATACCCCTGCAG GCCAAGGACAGGCAGAAGAAAAAACGAGTAACAAAAGGTATACGTGTAGATGCAGAAGGTGATGTGTCTTTGGAAGACTTCACACAGGACGCAGAATATGAACCAGAGAATCCAACTAACAAAAAG AGGAAATCAGATTCTCAAAAGAAAACTCCTCCAAAGCCACAGAATTCTCTGAAAACTGCCAAGCATGCAGATCTGCCTGTGGAGATGGATGAACCAAGCCCAAGTGGATACGAGGGTCAGGGCATGCAACAGAGGCTAAAAAGACCGAAGAGGCCTACGAAGAGTGTCAATGAGAACCTTGAACCTGCTTTCAACTCCACGGCCGGCACACTCACCACTAACTCTTTCCAGTATCAGCCATCATCATATGAATTTAACCCTGGTGACTATGGGGCTGGTGTACAGGAAGAAGTGCCATTTCATGCTCATTCTCCAGCATGA